A genomic region of Trifolium pratense cultivar HEN17-A07 linkage group LG3, ARS_RC_1.1, whole genome shotgun sequence contains the following coding sequences:
- the LOC123917648 gene encoding glucan endo-1,3-beta-glucosidase-like, translating into MSSILLLIGVLVSSIALQFTGAQSIGVCYGGNGNNLPTKQAVVDLYKSKGIGKIRLYNPDEGILQALRGSNIEVILGVPNNNLNSLTNAQAATDWVNKYVKAYSNVKIKYISVGNEVHPGSAEANSVLSALQNIQKAISAANLQGQIKVSTAIDTTLIGKSYPPNDGAFSDSASGYIRPIVNFLVNNGSPLLANVYPYFSYVGNQQNIGLDYALFTKQGKNEVGYQNLFDAILDSIYAALEKVGGSNVKIVVSESGWPSEGGTAASVGNAQTYYGNLINHAKGGTPKRPNGPIDTYLFAMFDENQKTGDEIERHFGLFRPDKSQKYQISFN; encoded by the exons ATGTCTTCCATTTTGTTGCTTATTGGAGTATTAGTATCTTCCATTGCATTACAATTTACGG GTGCACAATCCATAGGTGTTTGTTACGGAGGAAATGGAAATAATCTACCAACAAAGCAAGCAGTAGTTGATTTATACAAATCAAAAGGAATCGGTAAAATCCGTCTATATAATCCAGATGAAGGAATACTCCAAGCCCTAAGAGGTTCAAACATAGAAGTAATCCTCGGCGTCCCAAACAACAATCTCAACTCACTCACAAATGCCCAAGCCGCAACCGATTGGGTCAACAAATATGTAAAAGCCTATTCAAACgtcaaaatcaaatatatttccGTTGGCAATGAAGTTCACCCAGGTTCAGCCGAAGCCAATTCAGTTCTTTCCGCATTGCAAAACATTCAAAAAGCTATATCTGCAGCCAATTTACAAGGCCAAATTAAAGTGTCTACCGCGATAGACACAACTCTAATTGGAAAATCTTACCCACCAAATGACGGTGCATTTAGCGATAGTGCAAGTGGTTACATAAGACCTATTGTTAACTTCTTAGTTAACAACGGTTCACCACTTCTCGCTAATGTGTACCCTTATTTCTCATATGTTGGTAACCAACAAAACATTGGTCTTGACTATGCTTTGTTTACAAAACAAGGGAAAAATGAAGTTGGTTACCAAAATTTATTTGATGCAATTTTGGATTCAATTTATGCTGCTCTTGAGAAAGTAGGAGGTTCTAATGTGAAAATTGTTGTGTCTGAGAGTGGATGGCCATCTGAAGGTGGAACTGCAGCTAGTGTTGGAAATGCTCAAACATATTATGGAAATTTGATTAATCATGCTAAGGGTGGAACTCCTAAGAGGCCTAATGGACCTATTGATACATATCTTTTTGCTATGTTTGATGAAAATCAGAAGACTGGTGATGAAATTGAGAGACACTTTGGTCTCTTTAGACCTGACAAATCTCAAAAGTATCAGATCAGTTTCAATTGA